A window of uncultured Litoreibacter sp. contains these coding sequences:
- a CDS encoding AraC family transcriptional regulator has protein sequence MTDVILDLLNMMRVRSTAYIGKNLSSPWGVHIDEHPNLARFHIVVAGHTWVDLPGGGSPEKLNVGDIAIFPNGKAHSYFDEIGRETKTGSFPTGAENSYFHPLVHDSSDTHLLCGYFEMSNGTPPAITASLPDMLIGRASDTALSKKFSMLVGLISAELSEFSEQSLVVLNRMTEMLCIYTIQDWMDRTMDEDDHMMALADPKTKLVLDAIHNDPTRHWSVNNLAQLYGQSRTAFAARFKQATGMSPMNYVRRWRINLSCRMLEDNSLSIDEIAFKSGYADTNAFNRAFKREIGSSPGAYKRLARV, from the coding sequence ATGACTGATGTGATCCTAGACCTTCTCAACATGATGCGTGTGCGCAGCACCGCATATATCGGCAAAAACCTGTCCTCCCCATGGGGCGTGCATATCGACGAACACCCCAATCTTGCGCGCTTCCATATCGTTGTCGCGGGGCATACCTGGGTCGACCTGCCCGGCGGCGGCAGCCCTGAAAAACTGAACGTCGGGGACATTGCAATTTTCCCCAACGGAAAAGCGCATAGCTACTTTGATGAAATTGGTCGGGAGACCAAGACCGGCTCTTTCCCCACCGGGGCGGAAAACTCCTACTTTCACCCGCTGGTGCATGACAGCTCGGACACCCACCTGCTGTGCGGGTATTTCGAGATGTCCAACGGGACACCCCCGGCCATAACCGCAAGCCTTCCCGATATGCTGATCGGGCGGGCCAGCGATACCGCGCTGTCCAAGAAGTTCTCCATGTTGGTGGGCCTCATCAGCGCAGAGCTGTCGGAGTTCTCCGAGCAGTCTTTGGTCGTGTTGAACCGCATGACCGAGATGCTGTGCATCTACACCATTCAGGACTGGATGGACCGCACCATGGACGAGGACGACCACATGATGGCCCTCGCCGACCCCAAAACCAAGCTGGTGTTGGACGCGATCCACAACGACCCGACCCGCCATTGGAGCGTCAACAACCTGGCGCAGCTTTATGGTCAGTCGCGCACCGCATTTGCCGCTCGGTTCAAGCAGGCAACCGGCATGAGCCCGATGAATTACGTCCGCCGCTGGCGCATCAACCTGTCTTGCCGCATGCTGGAAGACAATTCACTGTCGATAGACGAGATCGCCTTCAAGTCGGGCTACGCCGACACAAACGCGTTCAACCGCGCCTTCAAGCGGGAGATCGGGTCATCGCCCGGGGCCTACAAAAGATTGGCGCGCGTCTAA
- a CDS encoding 6,7-dimethyl-8-ribityllumazine synthase → MTLTRYAFVKANWHAEIVDQALAGFSELIDPAQIDVFDVPGAFEMPLLARDLAETGDYAAVACAALVVDGGIYRHDFVASAVVDGLMRAGLDSGVPVLSVSLTPHHFQETEHHMGIYKAHFVEKGREAARAALMIGETRTKLVKRATAA, encoded by the coding sequence ATGACACTCACCCGATACGCCTTTGTCAAGGCCAACTGGCATGCCGAGATCGTGGATCAGGCCTTGGCCGGTTTTTCCGAACTGATCGACCCCGCGCAGATTGACGTCTTCGACGTGCCCGGCGCGTTCGAGATGCCCCTGCTGGCGCGGGATCTGGCCGAAACCGGCGACTACGCCGCCGTGGCCTGCGCCGCTTTGGTCGTGGATGGCGGCATTTACCGCCACGATTTCGTCGCCTCCGCCGTCGTGGACGGGCTGATGCGCGCGGGGCTAGACAGCGGCGTGCCGGTGCTGTCCGTGTCCCTGACCCCGCACCACTTCCAGGAGACCGAGCACCATATGGGCATCTACAAAGCCCATTTCGTCGAGAAAGGCCGCGAAGCCGCCCGCGCCGCTTTGATGATTGGCGAGACCCGAACCAAACTGGTGAAGCGCGCGACCGCCGCGTAA
- a CDS encoding cysteine hydrolase: MANANTPKRALIEGKAVLVVIDIQASTFIDDSVVRSIDNMAGYKDRMLEARKAIDAARAADIPVVFIQEVHRPDLIDFGRELDGDEDVHCLEDNPKTALAVKEMGILPTDYVVPKRRYSAFFGTDFEILLKGLKADTLIMVGGLTDVCVHYTFVDGHQHDYFCRVIEDCVAGSSIEAHAASLKAMEYLQTGAIRSLEETVTAIKTYISPPNS, translated from the coding sequence ATGGCGAACGCAAACACCCCCAAACGCGCATTGATCGAGGGCAAAGCGGTGCTGGTGGTGATCGACATTCAGGCGTCAACATTTATCGACGACAGCGTGGTGCGGTCCATCGACAACATGGCGGGCTACAAGGACCGGATGTTGGAAGCGCGCAAGGCCATTGACGCGGCGCGGGCGGCGGATATTCCGGTGGTGTTCATCCAGGAGGTGCACCGCCCCGACCTGATCGATTTTGGCCGCGAGCTGGATGGCGACGAGGATGTGCATTGCCTTGAGGACAACCCAAAGACAGCCCTTGCGGTGAAAGAGATGGGCATTTTGCCCACGGATTACGTGGTCCCCAAACGCCGCTATTCCGCGTTCTTTGGCACGGATTTCGAGATCTTGTTGAAAGGGCTGAAGGCCGACACGCTGATCATGGTCGGCGGGTTGACGGATGTTTGCGTGCACTACACGTTCGTGGACGGGCACCAGCACGACTATTTCTGCCGGGTGATTGAGGACTGCGTCGCGGGGTCCAGCATTGAGGCGCATGCCGCCTCGCTCAAGGCGATGGAATACCTGCAAACCGGTGCGATCCGGTCGCTGGAGGAGACGGTGACCGCAATAAAAACTTACATATCTCCGCCCAATTCCTGA
- a CDS encoding SRPBCC family protein: protein MATVSLTRTVNAPIDQVWSSWDDFGAIARFNPNLKGSHLINSSQVSGLGAMRQCDMADGKNYVREKVIEYRPHQKLVIDIYESSMPLKKAVASFDFKTRGQKTDVTMTIDFTPKFGVLGQLMVPLMKPQLRKMQDALLAGNADYVERGIEVQVAA from the coding sequence ATGGCCACAGTCTCCCTTACCCGTACTGTCAACGCTCCGATCGACCAAGTTTGGTCAAGTTGGGATGATTTCGGCGCGATTGCCAGATTTAATCCAAACCTCAAAGGGTCTCATTTGATCAACAGCTCGCAGGTTTCAGGACTTGGTGCGATGCGCCAATGCGACATGGCCGATGGGAAAAACTATGTTCGCGAAAAGGTCATAGAGTACCGCCCACACCAGAAGCTGGTCATTGACATCTACGAGAGTTCCATGCCGCTGAAGAAGGCTGTGGCCAGCTTTGACTTCAAAACCCGCGGCCAGAAAACTGATGTCACGATGACGATAGATTTTACGCCGAAATTCGGCGTGCTGGGCCAGCTGATGGTGCCCTTGATGAAGCCGCAACTGCGAAAAATGCAGGACGCCCTGTTGGCCGGGAACGCGGATTACGTGGAACGTGGCATCGAGGTCCAGGTGGCGGCATAA
- a CDS encoding molybdopterin cofactor-binding domain-containing protein, protein MGRARTIARRTFLIGSAAIAGGVAFGIYKVRTPHDNPLAEGLGKGEATFNPFVKITPEKITLITPHADIGQGVVHMQAALIAEELDVEFGQFETDFGAPAPAYWNTALSAEAVPFASFDESFGARTMRGMVGSVTKLLGVMGTGGSSSAPDQYEKLRAAGAVARETLKLAASQQSGVAVGELKTANGAVQLPDGTSLAYTELAEAASGLDPVSDVTLRDPSTWRLIGKPMARKDIPAKTTGTQIYGIDLKLDGMVYASTRVSPRRGAMNGYEENGADTMPGVSSILPVTGGVAVVANSTWRAMNAANQIEFDWADAPYPAEQDAHWEEVAASFTEERLDKEWRADGDVDAAMDGAEVISSEYRAGYVAHQPLEPLNAIVRADKNGAEVWTGHQLPRFLQQKVAAIVGCEPDDVIYHNQYSGGSFGHRLEWDNVTQATEIAVQMRGTPVKLTLSREEDFATDYPRQIGMSRSKGTVKDGKVDSWSLDIATVSAARSMSGRLGVPVPGPDTQIAAGAWAMAYGIPNLRVRAYAVPELAPTSSWRSVGASTAGFFAESFLDELIHAAGADPLEERLRLCNNEVHRKVLEAVADMSGWGTPMGDNQGRGVALVESFGVPVAQVIEVTNTDAGIKIDRVYVAADVGRVIDPVNFENLVQGGVVWALGHAINSEITYSDGMAEQTNYHASEGMRMHQAPEIIVKGLENAEKIRGIGEPPVPAAPPALANAIFAATGQRIREMPFNKHIDFV, encoded by the coding sequence ATGGGACGCGCCAGAACAATTGCCCGCCGTACCTTCCTGATCGGCTCCGCCGCGATTGCGGGGGGCGTGGCCTTCGGGATCTACAAAGTCAGAACCCCGCATGACAACCCGCTGGCCGAGGGTCTTGGCAAGGGGGAGGCCACGTTCAATCCGTTCGTCAAGATCACGCCGGAGAAGATCACGCTGATCACCCCGCATGCCGATATTGGCCAGGGTGTTGTGCATATGCAGGCCGCGTTGATCGCGGAAGAATTGGACGTGGAATTCGGCCAGTTTGAGACAGATTTCGGCGCACCTGCGCCCGCCTATTGGAACACCGCCTTGTCGGCGGAGGCGGTGCCGTTTGCCTCTTTTGACGAAAGCTTTGGTGCGCGCACCATGCGTGGCATGGTGGGAAGCGTAACCAAATTGTTGGGTGTTATGGGAACCGGCGGGTCCAGTTCCGCGCCCGATCAATACGAAAAACTACGTGCCGCAGGCGCCGTCGCGCGGGAGACGCTGAAGCTGGCGGCCTCCCAGCAATCGGGCGTCGCGGTCGGTGAATTGAAGACCGCAAATGGGGCGGTACAACTGCCAGACGGGACCTCGTTGGCCTATACCGAGTTGGCGGAGGCCGCATCTGGTTTGGACCCCGTCTCCGACGTCACTTTGCGTGACCCCAGCACATGGCGTCTGATCGGCAAGCCCATGGCGCGCAAGGATATTCCGGCGAAGACCACCGGCACGCAAATCTACGGGATCGACCTGAAACTGGACGGCATGGTCTACGCCTCAACCCGCGTCAGCCCGCGTCGCGGCGCGATGAATGGCTATGAGGAGAACGGCGCGGATACCATGCCCGGCGTGAGCTCCATTCTGCCGGTCACAGGCGGGGTGGCGGTTGTGGCCAACAGCACTTGGCGGGCGATGAACGCGGCAAATCAGATTGAATTTGACTGGGCGGACGCCCCCTACCCGGCGGAGCAAGACGCCCATTGGGAAGAGGTCGCCGCCAGCTTCACTGAGGAACGTCTGGACAAGGAATGGCGTGCCGATGGCGATGTGGATGCAGCGATGGACGGTGCCGAGGTGATCAGTTCCGAGTACCGCGCCGGCTACGTCGCGCACCAACCGCTTGAGCCGTTGAACGCCATTGTGCGCGCCGATAAAAACGGCGCTGAGGTTTGGACCGGCCACCAATTGCCTCGCTTCTTGCAGCAGAAAGTGGCGGCGATTGTGGGCTGCGAACCTGACGACGTGATCTATCACAACCAGTATTCCGGCGGCAGTTTCGGCCACCGGCTGGAATGGGACAATGTCACCCAAGCCACGGAGATCGCGGTGCAAATGCGCGGCACGCCGGTGAAGCTGACCCTTTCCCGCGAAGAGGATTTCGCGACGGATTACCCCCGCCAGATTGGCATGAGCCGATCCAAAGGGACCGTGAAAGACGGCAAGGTGGACAGCTGGAGCTTGGACATCGCCACTGTCTCCGCCGCGCGGTCCATGTCAGGGCGCTTGGGTGTGCCCGTTCCCGGGCCGGACACACAAATCGCCGCAGGCGCTTGGGCCATGGCTTACGGCATCCCGAACCTGCGAGTGCGCGCCTATGCGGTGCCGGAATTGGCACCGACGAGCTCGTGGCGCTCCGTCGGCGCGTCCACCGCCGGATTCTTTGCAGAGAGCTTTCTGGACGAACTGATCCACGCAGCAGGTGCAGACCCGCTCGAGGAACGTTTGCGCCTGTGCAACAACGAAGTGCATCGCAAAGTGCTGGAAGCGGTTGCCGACATGTCTGGCTGGGGAACCCCGATGGGGGACAACCAAGGTCGCGGCGTCGCGCTGGTGGAAAGCTTCGGCGTGCCGGTGGCGCAAGTGATCGAAGTCACCAACACCGACGCGGGCATCAAGATTGACCGGGTTTACGTCGCCGCCGACGTGGGCCGCGTGATTGACCCCGTCAATTTTGAGAACCTCGTGCAAGGCGGGGTCGTTTGGGCGCTGGGCCACGCCATAAACTCGGAAATCACCTATTCCGACGGCATGGCGGAGCAAACCAACTACCATGCCTCCGAAGGGATGCGAATGCATCAGGCTCCCGAAATCATCGTAAAGGGTCTCGAAAACGCGGAGAAAATTCGCGGGATTGGCGAACCGCCTGTCCCTGCGGCCCCGCCCGCCCTGGCCAACGCGATTTTCGCCGCCACCGGTCAGCGCATCCGCGAGATGCCTTTCAACAAGCACATTGATTTTGTCTGA
- a CDS encoding DNA-3-methyladenine glycosylase I yields MRSFDEIFAISADRHGGADALEAKLSPPKSSAALAAIPDDRWLAQMTRSVFQAGFNWKVVDAMWPGFEAAFKGFDIGTCALMDDEWFDKLVTDTSIVRYPAKIMSVRDNAAFLSSLARTHGSGAKALAEWPSEDFAGLLAMLKKDGNRLGGSTGQYFLRFMERDSYILSRDVVGRLEAEGVIDKAPTSKKAMNAVQEAFNTWMDQSGRSLTEISRVLAMSTG; encoded by the coding sequence ATGCGCTCATTCGACGAAATTTTCGCTATCTCGGCTGATCGCCACGGTGGCGCCGACGCGTTGGAGGCAAAGCTGTCGCCGCCCAAATCGTCTGCCGCGCTCGCCGCAATTCCCGACGACCGCTGGCTGGCGCAAATGACGCGCTCGGTGTTCCAAGCGGGGTTCAACTGGAAGGTGGTCGACGCCATGTGGCCGGGGTTTGAGGCCGCGTTCAAGGGCTTTGACATCGGGACGTGCGCTTTGATGGATGACGAATGGTTCGACAAGCTTGTTACGGACACATCCATCGTGCGCTACCCCGCCAAGATCATGTCGGTGCGCGACAATGCAGCCTTCCTCAGCAGTCTGGCGCGGACACACGGGTCCGGCGCAAAGGCCCTCGCTGAATGGCCGTCCGAGGATTTTGCAGGCCTGTTGGCAATGCTCAAGAAGGATGGCAACCGGCTGGGCGGTTCGACGGGCCAGTACTTCCTGCGCTTCATGGAGCGCGACAGCTATATCCTGTCACGCGACGTGGTGGGCCGTTTGGAAGCCGAGGGGGTGATTGACAAAGCGCCGACCTCGAAAAAGGCGATGAACGCGGTGCAAGAGGCGTTCAACACATGGATGGACCAGTCAGGCCGCTCCCTGACCGAGATCAGCCGTGTTCTCGCCATGAGCACCGGCTAA
- a CDS encoding trimethylamine methyltransferase family protein, giving the protein MAKDAPRRTRSGGRAGNARRTTSLLPPQMAWNPPINRDKPTEPLDGEGVEAIHKGCMRILSEIGIEFLNPEACDILKKAGCKVDGTNVKMDEDFVMEMVGHAPSEFTITPRNPDRAITMGGQHMLFGNVSSPPNSWTLERGKESGNFEMYKDFIKLTQFFNCIHFAGGYPVEPTDIHAGVRHLDCLFEKLTLTDKAVHAYSLGRGRVEDVMEMTRIAAGISREQFDSQPYMYTNINSVSPLKHDFPMLEGAMIHARRMQPVIVTPFTLAGAMAPVTMSGAVTLSLAEGLAAIVLLQVVNPGAPCAIGTFTSNVDMKTGAPAFGTPEYMRATQMTGQMGRYYGLPIRSSGVCAANVPDGQAMWETSNSLWAAVQSGTNVVYHAAGWLEGGLIASPEKFIMDCDVLQQIQRYMEPATYATTPDDIAIDAIKEVGPDGHYFGCQHTQERYETAFYSPLISDWSNYEAWDLNGATWTAERAHKMYKGIMAEFEAPPMDAAIREELTDFVNRRKAEGGVETDF; this is encoded by the coding sequence ATGGCCAAAGATGCACCACGCAGGACCCGCAGCGGCGGGCGCGCAGGCAACGCGCGGCGCACGACGTCGCTGTTGCCCCCGCAAATGGCTTGGAACCCGCCCATCAATCGCGACAAACCGACAGAGCCGCTGGACGGTGAGGGCGTCGAGGCGATCCACAAAGGCTGCATGCGCATCCTGTCGGAGATCGGGATCGAATTCCTCAATCCCGAAGCCTGCGACATCCTGAAGAAAGCCGGCTGCAAAGTCGACGGCACCAACGTCAAAATGGACGAGGACTTCGTGATGGAGATGGTCGGCCACGCGCCGTCTGAGTTCACCATCACCCCCCGCAATCCCGACCGCGCCATCACCATGGGCGGACAGCACATGCTGTTCGGCAACGTGTCGTCGCCGCCAAATTCGTGGACGCTGGAACGCGGCAAGGAATCCGGCAACTTCGAGATGTATAAAGACTTCATCAAGCTGACCCAGTTCTTCAACTGCATCCATTTCGCGGGCGGCTACCCGGTGGAACCCACCGACATCCACGCAGGCGTGCGCCACCTGGACTGCCTGTTCGAGAAGCTGACGCTGACGGACAAGGCCGTGCACGCCTATTCGCTGGGCCGTGGCCGCGTTGAGGACGTGATGGAGATGACCCGCATCGCCGCCGGAATTTCGCGCGAGCAGTTCGACAGCCAGCCCTACATGTACACCAACATCAACTCGGTCTCGCCGCTGAAACACGATTTCCCGATGCTCGAAGGCGCGATGATCCACGCGCGCCGCATGCAGCCGGTGATTGTGACGCCGTTCACATTGGCCGGGGCCATGGCCCCTGTGACCATGTCAGGTGCGGTGACGCTGAGCCTTGCCGAAGGACTGGCCGCCATCGTTTTGCTGCAGGTCGTCAACCCCGGCGCGCCTTGTGCGATTGGCACATTCACCTCCAATGTCGACATGAAAACCGGCGCGCCCGCGTTCGGGACGCCGGAATATATGCGCGCCACGCAGATGACGGGGCAGATGGGCCGGTATTACGGGCTGCCAATCCGGTCGTCGGGTGTCTGCGCGGCCAACGTGCCAGACGGGCAAGCCATGTGGGAAACATCCAATTCGCTTTGGGCGGCGGTGCAATCGGGTACCAACGTGGTCTACCACGCGGCCGGTTGGCTGGAGGGTGGGCTCATAGCGAGCCCCGAGAAGTTCATCATGGACTGCGACGTGCTGCAGCAAATCCAGCGCTACATGGAGCCCGCCACCTACGCCACCACCCCAGATGACATCGCCATCGACGCCATCAAGGAGGTCGGTCCCGACGGGCATTACTTCGGCTGCCAGCACACACAGGAACGCTACGAGACCGCGTTCTACAGCCCGCTGATTTCCGATTGGTCGAACTACGAGGCCTGGGACCTGAACGGCGCCACATGGACCGCCGAGCGGGCGCATAAGATGTACAAAGGCATCATGGCCGAATTCGAGGCCCCTCCAATGGATGCGGCCATCCGTGAGGAGCTGACGGATTTCGTCAACCGCCGAAAGGCTGAAGGCGGGGTGGAAACGGATTTCTAG
- a CDS encoding LysE family translocator, translating into MDYALFLSFIAATFVIVATPGPACALASSLAVRYGPKAAVASICGDALGTVVHIVVAVISLQALLSLASQILPVLQIAGGCFILYLAYTSFTAAKTESAALPVGGYRTAFVSGFFSCVTNPKAIVFFAALFPGFINPELGVVFQSLIYGAVFVLLDAASIFGYAMLALSASRSRFGERFNVERLSAFGLLGVGLLLIFKGYRELRPS; encoded by the coding sequence ATGGACTACGCACTTTTCCTGAGCTTCATCGCCGCCACCTTTGTGATCGTGGCCACCCCCGGCCCCGCCTGCGCTTTGGCATCAAGCTTGGCGGTCCGGTACGGGCCGAAAGCCGCCGTGGCGTCCATCTGTGGGGACGCGCTTGGCACCGTTGTGCATATCGTCGTCGCGGTGATCAGCTTGCAGGCGCTGCTGTCGCTGGCCAGCCAAATCCTGCCCGTGCTGCAAATCGCGGGCGGCTGTTTCATCCTTTATCTGGCCTACACCTCCTTCACCGCCGCCAAGACCGAAAGTGCGGCGCTGCCGGTGGGTGGCTACCGCACTGCCTTTGTCAGCGGCTTCTTTTCCTGCGTGACCAACCCCAAGGCCATCGTGTTCTTCGCGGCCCTTTTCCCGGGCTTCATCAACCCCGAGCTGGGCGTGGTGTTCCAATCGCTGATCTACGGTGCGGTTTTTGTGCTGCTCGATGCCGCCTCGATCTTTGGCTACGCCATGCTGGCGCTCAGCGCGTCGCGTTCTCGCTTTGGCGAGCGGTTCAACGTTGAGCGGCTCAGCGCCTTCGGGCTGCTTGGGGTCGGGCTTCTCCTGATCTTCAAGGGCTACCGGGAGCTAAGGCCCTCCTAA
- a CDS encoding DUF1684 domain-containing protein yields the protein MFSTYDGPAAYALADWRRRINDLYAEVRATRDPVDGWRHWRDERSRLYAAHPMSPVPDKDRPAFDGIGMYSYDPAFRFEVHLEALSGEPVRFDLAGDGVMVARPVSLTRGLDNALGGELTVYWIEGYGGGLFIPFKDATTGGQTYGGGRYIVDAIKGSDLGLGKSGRLILDFNFAYTPSCAWTPDFVCPLSPPENTLPASVTAGEKTP from the coding sequence ATGTTTTCAACCTATGACGGCCCCGCCGCCTATGCGCTTGCGGATTGGCGGCGGCGTATCAACGACCTCTATGCTGAGGTGCGCGCCACCCGCGACCCTGTTGATGGGTGGCGGCATTGGCGCGATGAGCGCTCGCGGCTATACGCGGCCCACCCCATGTCGCCAGTGCCAGACAAGGACAGGCCGGCATTCGACGGCATAGGGATGTATAGCTATGACCCGGCATTCCGGTTTGAGGTTCATCTCGAAGCACTGAGTGGGGAACCGGTCAGGTTCGATCTGGCCGGGGACGGGGTGATGGTGGCGCGGCCCGTCTCGCTCACCCGGGGGTTGGACAACGCACTTGGTGGGGAACTGACGGTCTACTGGATCGAAGGCTACGGAGGCGGGCTGTTCATCCCGTTCAAGGATGCAACAACGGGTGGGCAAACCTATGGCGGGGGGCGCTACATCGTGGACGCGATCAAGGGCTCGGACCTTGGCTTGGGGAAATCCGGTCGCCTGATCCTTGATTTCAACTTCGCCTACACGCCATCTTGCGCGTGGACCCCCGATTTTGTTTGCCCGCTATCGCCGCCTGAGAATACTCTGCCCGCATCCGTCACCGCCGGTGAGAAAACGCCCTAG
- a CDS encoding HAD family hydrolase — MISGLLFDKDATLLDFEKTWGEWSRSFLTGLADGDPALLQAMADAIQFDLTRNTFHPTSPVIAGTPDEGVDLILPLLSHWDRDALVTHSNETARKVQVHEIVPLAPLLDELKTHAPLGIATNDAAASARRHMEAVGVADRFTAIIGSDSGFGGKPGPGMCLAFADHIGAEPATVAMIGDSTHDLHAGRAAGMICVGVTSGFASEADLTPHADVVLPNVSHLPDWLNSRAT; from the coding sequence ATGATTTCAGGGCTCCTCTTCGACAAAGACGCAACCTTGCTGGATTTCGAGAAAACGTGGGGGGAGTGGTCGCGCAGCTTTCTGACGGGTTTGGCAGACGGCGATCCGGCCTTGTTGCAGGCCATGGCTGACGCCATCCAGTTTGATCTGACCCGCAACACGTTCCACCCCACCAGCCCGGTAATTGCCGGCACGCCCGACGAGGGCGTCGACCTCATCCTGCCGCTGCTGTCCCATTGGGACCGCGACGCGCTGGTCACCCATTCGAACGAGACGGCACGGAAGGTGCAGGTCCATGAAATCGTGCCGCTGGCCCCGCTGCTGGACGAGTTGAAAACCCACGCGCCGCTGGGCATCGCGACCAACGACGCCGCTGCCTCCGCCCGAAGGCATATGGAGGCTGTGGGCGTCGCTGACCGCTTCACCGCCATAATCGGGTCTGACAGTGGCTTCGGGGGCAAACCGGGGCCGGGCATGTGTCTGGCCTTCGCGGACCACATCGGCGCGGAACCCGCAACGGTGGCCATGATCGGCGACAGCACCCATGACCTGCACGCGGGCCGCGCGGCGGGGATGATCTGCGTCGGCGTCACAAGTGGCTTCGCCAGCGAGGCCGATTTGACCCCGCATGCGGATGTCGTGCTGCCTAATGTGTCGCACCTGCCGGACTGGCTGAACAGCCGCGCAACCTGA
- a CDS encoding peptide-methionine (R)-S-oxide reductase — MTSKLSNFLTRRSFFASSGAAALTLGSAAHARVAPGTNSDFAYEVQRTEDEWLSMLTDEEFVIMREGFTEKPKTGTMWEETREGTYSCKGCDLHLYNSQHKVVLDKGWVFFYHSQPDAVMTNIDGKPAEYGGQMSDGSELLIEVHCRRCGSHQGHLVFIKGNITHCINSQALTFNPTTA, encoded by the coding sequence ATGACCTCCAAACTGTCCAATTTCCTCACCCGCCGGTCCTTTTTCGCCAGCTCAGGCGCAGCCGCGCTGACACTCGGTTCCGCCGCGCATGCACGCGTGGCCCCCGGCACCAACTCCGATTTCGCGTACGAGGTTCAACGGACCGAGGACGAGTGGCTGTCGATGCTGACGGATGAAGAATTCGTCATCATGCGCGAAGGCTTCACCGAAAAGCCCAAAACCGGGACCATGTGGGAAGAAACGCGTGAAGGCACCTATAGCTGCAAGGGCTGCGACCTGCATCTTTACAACTCACAGCATAAGGTGGTGCTCGATAAGGGGTGGGTGTTCTTTTACCACTCCCAACCCGACGCGGTGATGACCAATATTGACGGCAAGCCCGCCGAATATGGCGGCCAGATGAGCGACGGCTCCGAGTTGCTGATCGAAGTGCATTGCCGCCGGTGTGGCAGCCACCAGGGCCATCTTGTCTTTATCAAGGGCAATATCACGCATTGCATCAATTCGCAGGCTCTGACCTTTAACCCGACAACCGCCTAG
- a CDS encoding LysR family transcriptional regulator, translating to MAPKLNWDQLRVFLAATRAGSLRGASDQLGVNHATVNRAIQGMEQSLGTRVFDRSAGGLTLTQPGELLVPHAEEIERQTLNIERKISGLDTTPSGTLRVSVPPSFAQAFMGQILAGFTAEFPDINIEIISTNAISDINRHETDVSIRVAYEVEDDVVGRRLLQYSVAAFASQVYLDRHPELTVGDGTGAHFVGWGGNSDWVKETPFPNAKTRHVMPEIFMQAEAAANGLGMAWCPGLLLDPDPRLVRVPNAPAQPSRSIWVLLHGDLRKTARVRAFVDYICDYILARKAQFSR from the coding sequence ATGGCACCGAAATTGAACTGGGATCAGCTGCGGGTTTTCCTAGCGGCGACGCGCGCGGGCAGCCTTCGTGGCGCGTCCGACCAGCTTGGCGTGAACCATGCAACAGTGAACCGCGCAATCCAGGGCATGGAGCAATCGCTGGGCACCCGCGTATTTGACCGCTCAGCCGGAGGACTGACGCTCACCCAACCTGGCGAACTGCTCGTTCCTCACGCCGAAGAGATTGAACGCCAGACGCTTAACATTGAGCGAAAGATAAGCGGGTTGGACACGACCCCATCCGGCACTTTGCGGGTATCGGTTCCCCCCTCCTTTGCGCAAGCATTTATGGGGCAAATCCTCGCCGGGTTCACCGCAGAGTTTCCCGACATTAACATCGAGATTATCTCTACCAACGCGATTTCCGATATCAACCGACACGAAACGGATGTCTCAATCCGCGTCGCATACGAGGTTGAGGACGATGTCGTCGGACGGCGACTGCTGCAGTATTCGGTCGCGGCCTTTGCCAGCCAGGTCTATTTGGACCGCCACCCGGAGCTGACCGTTGGCGACGGTACCGGCGCGCATTTTGTCGGCTGGGGCGGGAACAGCGACTGGGTTAAGGAAACCCCGTTTCCCAACGCCAAGACCCGCCATGTCATGCCTGAGATCTTCATGCAGGCCGAAGCGGCCGCCAACGGCCTTGGAATGGCCTGGTGCCCGGGACTGTTGCTCGACCCTGACCCCCGACTTGTGCGGGTGCCCAACGCCCCGGCGCAGCCCAGCCGATCGATTTGGGTGTTGCTTCACGGGGATTTGCGAAAGACAGCCCGGGTGCGGGCCTTCGTCGACTACATATGCGACTACATCCTCGCCCGCAAAGCTCAGTTCAGCCGCTAG